The Caulifigura coniformis genome includes a region encoding these proteins:
- a CDS encoding HAMP domain-containing sensor histidine kinase — protein MTRLFIRFYVSVILILSVAMCVMAFAFRYRIDTDISGVAEKAMRGGIRQVRQSIRNSPAANDPALFDSLQRQLGFPVQQLSTEETSLIVGEWLQKKDDVIVHAGHQLAVFMPLDDGANSLRLGPVPAHDGTIETDMIVAIGAVLLLVAVAIAAVLRPLAKQLSIMEQTAVSIADGNLAARVDITKASSAATFAHAFNDMAARTETLLRTQQELLQAVSHELRTPLSRIGFAIDLLRTSRNDDEREQRLTSLETASQELNGMVGELLQYVRLETGSPQLVKESVALRPLVDDLIEKASLTNRAIRFQIGPQLASSESDITADSSGLVRVLGNLLANASRFGRHTVVVNAVSSAAGTTIDVDDDGPGIPDAERERVFEPFVRLNEDHPGAGLGLALVKRILTNHGGTAAVLKSPLGGCRIRTVWPKS, from the coding sequence ATGACGCGGTTGTTCATCCGCTTTTACGTCAGCGTGATTCTCATTCTTTCAGTCGCGATGTGCGTGATGGCGTTCGCCTTCAGGTACCGGATCGATACCGACATCAGCGGTGTCGCCGAGAAGGCAATGCGGGGAGGCATCCGGCAGGTACGGCAGTCGATCCGGAACTCACCGGCCGCCAATGACCCCGCGCTCTTCGACAGTTTGCAACGGCAACTCGGATTCCCGGTCCAGCAACTCTCGACAGAAGAGACCTCGCTGATCGTTGGCGAATGGCTGCAGAAGAAGGACGACGTCATCGTGCACGCTGGTCACCAGCTGGCCGTCTTCATGCCGCTGGACGACGGCGCGAATTCACTGCGTCTCGGACCCGTTCCCGCCCACGACGGCACGATTGAGACCGACATGATCGTCGCGATCGGCGCCGTCCTGCTGCTGGTGGCGGTCGCAATTGCCGCCGTGCTTCGCCCCCTCGCGAAGCAGCTGAGCATCATGGAACAAACGGCCGTCTCGATCGCGGATGGCAACCTCGCGGCTCGGGTCGACATCACCAAGGCCAGCTCCGCCGCGACCTTCGCACATGCGTTCAACGACATGGCTGCCCGCACCGAGACGCTCCTTCGAACCCAGCAGGAGCTGCTTCAAGCCGTCTCGCATGAGTTACGAACTCCGCTGTCCCGCATTGGATTCGCAATCGACCTGCTGCGCACTTCCCGAAACGACGATGAACGGGAGCAGCGACTGACGTCGCTCGAGACCGCCTCTCAGGAACTCAACGGAATGGTCGGCGAGCTGCTGCAGTACGTCCGCCTGGAAACGGGAAGTCCGCAATTGGTCAAAGAGAGCGTGGCCCTGCGACCGCTGGTCGATGATCTGATTGAAAAGGCCTCACTCACAAACAGAGCGATTCGGTTCCAGATCGGTCCCCAACTCGCCTCCAGTGAAAGTGACATCACCGCCGACAGTAGCGGCTTGGTGCGAGTGCTCGGCAACTTGCTCGCCAACGCCAGCCGTTTCGGCCGTCACACTGTGGTCGTGAACGCAGTCAGTTCGGCCGCAGGAACCACGATCGACGTCGACGACGATGGACCAGGAATTCCCGACGCCGAACGTGAACGGGTCTTCGAACCATTCGTCCGGCTCAACGAGGACCACCCTGGCGCCGGCCTCGGCCTGGCCCTCGTCAAGAGAATCCTGACAAACCACGGCGGAACCGCCGCGGTCCTCAAAAGCCCACTGGGCGGCTGTCGCATCCGGACCGTCTGGCCGAAATCATGA
- a CDS encoding glucose 1-dehydrogenase codes for MKKLTNRTAVITGGTSGIGLAVAKLFAAEGAKVIVTGRRQSALDEAVLEIGQSATGVLADAGNLTDLDRLAEEASRQLGSIDVYVANAGVNIVGRFESVTEEQFDHLFAVDVKGVYFGLQRLLPLLKDGGAVILVGSIATMRVFENHSLYAGAKASLRSFARSWTSELRARKIRVNVLSPGPTKTPILGKMGLSEAQRADLDGVLAAAIPLGRMGTPEEIARAALFLASDDSSFVTGIELCVDGGMAQI; via the coding sequence ATGAAGAAACTGACAAACCGAACCGCAGTCATCACAGGCGGCACCAGTGGCATCGGGCTCGCGGTGGCCAAGTTGTTCGCAGCCGAAGGTGCAAAAGTGATTGTCACCGGGCGACGGCAATCAGCACTCGACGAGGCTGTTCTCGAGATCGGCCAGAGCGCCACCGGCGTGCTGGCCGATGCTGGCAATCTGACCGACCTCGACCGACTGGCTGAAGAGGCCAGTCGGCAATTGGGGTCAATCGATGTCTATGTCGCGAACGCCGGCGTCAACATCGTCGGCCGCTTTGAGTCAGTCACTGAGGAACAGTTCGATCATCTGTTCGCGGTCGATGTCAAAGGCGTGTACTTCGGCCTGCAACGGCTGCTGCCTCTCCTGAAAGATGGTGGCGCGGTTATTCTCGTCGGTTCGATCGCGACAATGAGGGTGTTCGAGAACCACAGCTTGTATGCCGGGGCGAAAGCGAGCCTGCGTTCGTTCGCAAGAAGTTGGACCTCGGAGTTGAGGGCCCGCAAGATTCGGGTCAACGTCCTGAGTCCCGGACCGACAAAGACCCCGATCCTGGGCAAGATGGGACTCTCTGAAGCACAAAGGGCGGATCTCGACGGCGTGCTGGCCGCAGCGATCCCTCTTGGCCGAATGGGGACACCAGAGGAAATCGCGCGGGCCGCACTCTTCCTGGCTTCAGACGACAGTAGTTTCGTGACCGGGATCGAGCTTTGCGTCGATGGTGGGATGGCTCAGATCTAG
- a CDS encoding sigma factor: MRNPFPYHPSEKQLWKCSIAKRVLPNVADAEDAVQEAYVRLLQTREVHSLEGFLVRTTIRRCIDRLREKRTRDKNLRPSTLCSAIATVSGRIPETGASLHDAFLFMLERLTPGELTAYVLRTVFNYDHVDIARILNKTEANGRQIFHRAQSRVRNSKARFDPAPGAVARLVDQFVAACRTGDVDSIVSKIIPNTGSVTRNAAKLSSQRLPTGFQEASPQRLAQLQCGSTASRVTAHRFSRSAMDSSCLRASPVIG; encoded by the coding sequence TTGAGAAATCCTTTCCCCTATCATCCCTCTGAAAAGCAACTGTGGAAGTGCTCTATAGCGAAGCGCGTGCTCCCCAATGTCGCCGACGCTGAGGACGCAGTACAGGAAGCCTATGTGCGATTGCTGCAGACTCGGGAGGTGCACTCCCTCGAAGGCTTTCTCGTCAGGACCACCATCCGACGCTGCATCGATCGATTGCGGGAGAAACGGACCCGTGACAAAAACCTTCGCCCGTCGACGCTCTGCTCCGCCATTGCCACAGTGTCCGGACGAATTCCGGAAACAGGCGCTTCGTTACACGATGCCTTCCTCTTCATGCTGGAGCGTCTAACACCAGGCGAACTGACAGCCTACGTCCTGCGAACCGTGTTCAACTATGACCATGTCGACATCGCGAGAATTCTGAATAAGACCGAAGCCAATGGCAGGCAGATCTTCCACCGCGCTCAATCGCGAGTTCGCAACAGTAAGGCACGATTCGATCCGGCCCCCGGAGCTGTCGCGAGACTTGTCGATCAGTTCGTTGCTGCTTGCCGGACAGGAGATGTCGACTCGATTGTTTCGAAGATCATTCCGAATACGGGTTCGGTCACGAGGAATGCCGCGAAACTGAGCTCGCAGCGACTTCCGACCGGTTTCCAAGAAGCTTCTCCACAGCGACTGGCTCAACTTCAGTGTGGATCGACTGCTTCTCGCGTCACCGCGCACCGCTTCAGTCGCAGTGCAATGGACAGTTCGTGCCTGCGGGCATCGCCGGTCATCGGGTAG
- a CDS encoding IS630 transposase-related protein, which yields MDLRRRVVAEVDRGSPPAEVARRFQVTERTIWNWLALRKETGQITPRQGDVGPECVLEPHRERIFKSVQDDPGLTLAQRQRQLGLPGCATTLWNALRRWGITLKKSAQSC from the coding sequence ATGGATTTGAGGCGACGTGTCGTGGCCGAAGTCGACCGCGGCTCTCCGCCGGCCGAAGTCGCCCGGCGATTTCAGGTCACTGAACGAACCATCTGGAACTGGCTCGCGCTTCGCAAAGAGACTGGCCAGATCACTCCCCGGCAGGGAGATGTCGGCCCGGAGTGCGTTCTGGAACCGCATCGGGAGCGGATTTTCAAAAGCGTCCAGGACGACCCCGGCCTGACGCTCGCCCAAAGGCAACGCCAACTCGGTCTGCCGGGCTGCGCGACCACTCTGTGGAATGCGCTTCGGCGCTGGGGAATCACTCTCAAAAAAAGTGCTCAAAGCTGCTGA
- a CDS encoding IS630 family transposase: MRFGAGESLSKKVLKAAEQQRPDVAQKRRWWNILVQSKACRRLVFFDETGADTKMTRRYGWGPKSRRVVDHVPQGHWKTTTFAAALRASGVIAPLVLDGPMDGECFLAYVRQFLIPALEPGDLVVMDNLSSHKQSAVGDAIRQAGAEVYYLPPYSPDLNPIEKLFSKFKTLLRTSAERTTEGLWNRIGVLVDEFTPSECLNYIRSCGYTAHES; the protein is encoded by the coding sequence ATGCGCTTCGGCGCTGGGGAATCACTCTCAAAAAAAGTGCTCAAAGCTGCTGAACAACAGCGGCCGGATGTGGCTCAGAAGCGCCGCTGGTGGAACATCCTGGTGCAGTCGAAAGCCTGTCGCCGTCTGGTGTTCTTCGACGAAACCGGGGCCGACACGAAGATGACGCGACGCTATGGCTGGGGACCAAAATCACGCCGGGTCGTGGACCATGTCCCTCAAGGGCATTGGAAAACGACGACGTTCGCAGCGGCGCTCAGGGCCAGCGGAGTGATTGCTCCCCTGGTGCTGGATGGCCCGATGGATGGGGAATGCTTTCTGGCTTACGTCCGTCAGTTCCTGATCCCGGCGCTGGAGCCGGGAGACTTGGTGGTCATGGACAACCTCAGCAGCCACAAGCAGAGCGCGGTGGGTGACGCGATTCGACAGGCCGGGGCTGAGGTGTACTACCTGCCGCCGTACTCACCCGATCTCAACCCGATCGAGAAGTTGTTCTCGAAGTTCAAGACGCTTTTGCGGACGAGCGCTGAACGGACGACAGAAGGACTCTGGAACCGGATCGGAGTGCTGGTGGACGAGTTCACTCCGAGCGAATGCCTGAACTACATCCGTTCCTGCGGATACACTGCACACGAATCATGA
- a CDS encoding sigma-70 family RNA polymerase sigma factor, giving the protein MDSAKVKIRSQLEGLPSRCIKVADEHTTAIVQRYLDDLGGGSPAEPVIRTLLDRATGRLQALCTRLLFRSYPRLMHPPLNLQADELLGGVVERLLKSLRKIRPQTVRQFFALANQHIRWELNDLARRLDEAPRTAQLTDGALSPPDSSDSVLSATGRRMLEAIEKLPEEEKEVFGLVRIQGLTQAESATILGVSTKTVQRRLNRSLLLLADELRDLQPDLVQPGESGDEVRA; this is encoded by the coding sequence ATGGACAGCGCGAAGGTTAAGATCCGCTCGCAGCTTGAAGGCCTTCCCAGTCGGTGCATCAAAGTGGCTGACGAACATACGACTGCGATCGTCCAACGCTATTTGGACGACCTGGGTGGCGGTTCCCCGGCCGAGCCTGTCATTCGTACGCTCCTGGACCGGGCCACCGGGCGGCTACAGGCGTTGTGCACACGCCTGCTCTTCCGTAGTTATCCCCGGTTGATGCATCCGCCGCTGAATCTGCAGGCAGACGAATTGCTGGGCGGTGTTGTCGAACGGCTGCTCAAGTCTCTCCGCAAAATCCGGCCACAGACGGTCCGGCAATTCTTCGCGCTGGCCAATCAGCATATTCGCTGGGAACTCAATGACCTGGCCCGCCGCTTAGATGAGGCGCCACGGACTGCTCAGCTGACGGATGGCGCCCTCTCGCCCCCCGACAGCAGCGACTCCGTCCTGAGTGCGACAGGCCGGCGAATGCTGGAGGCCATTGAAAAGCTTCCTGAGGAAGAAAAAGAAGTGTTCGGACTGGTGCGAATTCAGGGACTGACGCAGGCGGAGTCCGCGACGATTCTTGGCGTCTCGACGAAGACGGTGCAGCGGCGACTCAATCGAAGCCTGTTGCTGCTGGCCGATGAGTTGAGGGATTTGCAACCAGATCTCGTGCAGCCAGGCGAGTCGGGGGACGAGGTACGGGCGTGA
- a CDS encoding protein kinase domain-containing protein, with amino-acid sequence MSADPRLNELLEEILETGCSPEVATRDCPELLPELLTRLRHVHAVEAQVEALFPDSGISFSPAPERPQTDELPLIPGYEVLSVLGRGGMGVVYKGRHLQLNRSVAIKMPLVGTHATQAERERFHREAEAAARLQHPGLVPVYDVGEHRGRLYFTMEFVDGGSLAEKLGGTPQPSRAAAELLVTLSDAVHAAHEKGIVHRDLKPSNILLTSDGRPKISDFGLARQTENAAGLTLSGMPVGTPSYMSPEQARGDSHLLGPSVDVYALGALLYELLTGRPPFHADSSQATLTQVMTQEAVPPTQLNRGIPSDLETICLKCLQKTPRDRYATAADLRDDVRRFLRNEPIVARPVGPAGRMVRWIRRNPAWAALLATSVLFSATLATAVLRNALQEADRRNEIERELRQIGDFQQQGRWNDARVYMQKLEDPIRGSGVEDLQKRISTIHDDLDLVGKLDRIHLNRATSAGDLAHYKSKADRQYVEALEGAGLTNEDEESEVVAARVKASAVRLALIAAIDDWAMCASDRTRREWLLRIVRDADPDPHGWKDRIRDPVKWDSREALAALATEVPVTGQPVSLLLTLGERLRDANIVPTEFLTRVQHEYPSDFWANIALGDAILWASPVEAAGYFRAALASRSNAAVAYTALGDSLRIQKRYAEARSYYEHALELDPVYARGQSSLGNLLRESGHLDEAIKYLRIALDLDPHYAYAHLDLANALRDSGRNEEALEHFREIHAVNQSIPYVENTLRSESIRLGKSAEVLRDWKAILANDPPQHVRWFGYAELCLFLGDEQEYRRACSDLIRRFRDTDDPYVAEPVARAILLAPPSEEVLRVASELADRAVDSEPTRFGWVFPYFQFAKGLAEYRQGNFSEAVSILSGPAANVLGPCPGLVTAMARSRLGDQQAARLALANEISAFNWSFAKVRGHDQWLWHVLRHEAESVIVPEMAAFFEGQYEPQDNIDRLILLGECRFKNHTARAARLYADAFAADSALAEAPRSDHLFNAARIAALAGCGEGEDASGLSEDDRQKWRSQARTWLRAELSMRAAGMNPKLESSRENVRRKIVRWRTDAELAGLREPAELQKLSPAERDDSLALWSEVEALLRRCDSR; translated from the coding sequence ATGAGCGCTGACCCCCGACTCAACGAGTTGCTCGAAGAGATCCTGGAAACCGGGTGTTCACCCGAAGTCGCCACTCGCGACTGCCCCGAACTGTTGCCTGAGCTGCTCACGAGATTGCGCCACGTGCATGCCGTGGAGGCACAAGTCGAGGCCCTCTTTCCAGATTCGGGCATCTCCTTCTCACCGGCTCCGGAGCGGCCTCAGACTGATGAGTTGCCACTGATTCCCGGTTACGAAGTGCTGTCGGTTCTGGGCCGAGGCGGCATGGGGGTGGTCTACAAGGGACGCCATCTGCAATTGAATCGCAGCGTCGCCATCAAGATGCCGCTGGTCGGAACACATGCCACACAGGCGGAACGTGAACGGTTCCACCGGGAAGCGGAAGCGGCCGCCCGCCTGCAGCATCCGGGTCTCGTTCCGGTGTACGACGTGGGTGAACACCGCGGACGCCTGTACTTCACGATGGAGTTCGTCGACGGAGGTAGCCTGGCGGAGAAACTGGGTGGAACGCCGCAGCCCAGCCGAGCCGCGGCCGAGTTGCTCGTCACTCTGTCAGACGCTGTTCATGCCGCGCATGAAAAGGGAATTGTTCATCGAGATCTGAAGCCCTCCAACATTCTGTTGACCTCTGACGGCCGTCCGAAGATCAGCGATTTCGGACTGGCGAGACAGACGGAGAACGCGGCGGGTCTGACACTCTCGGGCATGCCAGTGGGGACACCCAGCTACATGTCTCCCGAACAGGCGCGCGGCGACAGTCATCTCCTTGGCCCGTCCGTCGATGTGTACGCTCTCGGGGCGCTGCTGTACGAGCTTCTCACCGGCCGGCCTCCCTTTCACGCCGATTCCTCCCAGGCGACGCTCACGCAGGTGATGACGCAGGAAGCCGTCCCGCCGACGCAACTGAACCGGGGAATTCCATCGGATCTGGAGACGATCTGCCTCAAGTGTCTGCAAAAGACGCCTCGAGATCGTTACGCAACTGCCGCAGACCTCCGGGACGATGTACGACGTTTCCTCAGGAACGAACCGATCGTCGCCCGCCCTGTCGGGCCTGCCGGCCGCATGGTGCGCTGGATCCGTCGCAACCCGGCATGGGCGGCGCTGCTCGCGACGAGTGTTCTTTTCTCAGCCACTCTTGCGACCGCCGTTCTGAGGAACGCATTGCAGGAGGCGGATCGACGCAACGAGATCGAAAGAGAGCTTCGTCAGATTGGTGACTTTCAACAGCAAGGACGTTGGAACGACGCTCGCGTCTATATGCAGAAGCTGGAGGATCCGATCCGCGGGAGCGGAGTCGAGGACCTTCAGAAGCGAATCAGCACGATTCACGACGACCTCGATCTCGTCGGGAAGCTGGACCGGATTCACCTGAACCGGGCCACGAGCGCAGGCGATCTGGCACACTACAAGTCGAAGGCCGATCGACAATACGTGGAGGCATTAGAAGGGGCAGGCCTGACGAACGAGGACGAGGAATCCGAAGTCGTAGCCGCTCGCGTCAAAGCGTCGGCAGTGCGTCTGGCCCTGATTGCTGCGATTGATGATTGGGCCATGTGTGCGTCAGACAGAACACGGCGGGAATGGCTGTTGCGGATCGTTCGCGATGCCGATCCCGATCCACACGGTTGGAAAGACCGTATCCGCGACCCTGTGAAATGGGACAGCCGCGAGGCGCTCGCCGCGCTGGCGACGGAAGTGCCGGTCACAGGTCAGCCGGTGTCATTGCTGTTGACGCTCGGGGAACGGCTTCGTGACGCCAACATCGTCCCGACAGAGTTCCTGACCCGCGTCCAGCATGAGTATCCGTCGGACTTCTGGGCGAATATCGCGCTCGGCGATGCCATTCTGTGGGCATCGCCAGTCGAGGCCGCCGGTTACTTCCGAGCGGCGCTTGCCAGTCGTTCCAATGCGGCCGTCGCTTATACGGCGCTCGGCGACTCACTTCGAATCCAGAAGCGTTACGCTGAAGCACGCAGTTATTACGAGCACGCACTCGAGCTCGACCCTGTTTATGCCAGGGGCCAGAGCAGTCTGGGCAACCTCCTCAGGGAGTCCGGGCATCTGGACGAAGCGATCAAGTATCTCCGGATCGCTCTCGATCTGGACCCTCACTACGCCTATGCCCACCTCGACCTGGCGAACGCGCTGCGAGACTCCGGGCGCAACGAAGAGGCCCTCGAGCACTTCCGCGAGATTCACGCCGTCAACCAGTCGATTCCATACGTCGAGAATACGCTGCGATCGGAATCCATTCGGCTTGGGAAGTCTGCGGAGGTTCTCCGTGACTGGAAGGCGATTCTCGCAAATGACCCGCCGCAGCACGTACGGTGGTTCGGATACGCAGAGCTGTGCCTGTTCCTGGGGGATGAGCAGGAGTATCGCCGCGCCTGCTCGGACCTGATTCGTCGATTTAGAGACACCGACGATCCGTATGTCGCCGAACCAGTTGCCAGGGCGATCCTGCTGGCGCCGCCTTCGGAAGAGGTTCTCCGCGTCGCCTCTGAGCTTGCGGATCGGGCAGTCGATTCCGAGCCAACCAGATTTGGATGGGTCTTTCCCTACTTTCAGTTCGCCAAGGGATTGGCGGAGTACCGTCAGGGGAACTTCAGCGAAGCGGTCTCCATTCTGAGCGGACCGGCTGCCAACGTCCTCGGCCCTTGTCCCGGACTTGTCACAGCAATGGCGAGATCCCGGCTCGGCGACCAGCAGGCCGCTCGCCTGGCGCTGGCGAACGAGATCAGCGCGTTCAACTGGAGCTTTGCGAAAGTCCGCGGTCACGACCAATGGCTTTGGCACGTTCTCCGGCATGAGGCCGAGTCCGTGATCGTTCCTGAAATGGCGGCGTTCTTTGAGGGTCAATACGAGCCCCAGGACAATATCGATCGACTGATCCTGCTTGGGGAATGTCGTTTCAAGAACCACACTGCCAGGGCAGCGCGGCTTTATGCCGATGCGTTCGCCGCAGATTCAGCACTCGCCGAGGCCCCTCGCTCCGATCACCTCTTCAACGCGGCTCGCATTGCCGCCCTCGCTGGCTGCGGCGAAGGAGAAGACGCGTCAGGCCTGAGTGAGGACGATCGCCAGAAGTGGCGCAGCCAGGCACGAACCTGGCTGCGGGCGGAACTCTCCATGCGGGCCGCCGGGATGAACCCCAAGCTCGAGTCGAGTCGTGAAAACGTCCGACGAAAGATCGTCCGCTGGCGAACGGATGCAGAACTCGCGGGCCTGCGCGAACCGGCTGAGTTGCAGAAGCTCAGTCCGGCCGAGCGCGACGACAGCCTCGCACTCTGGAGTGAAGTGGAAGCTCTGCTTCGTCGCTGTGACTCGCGGTAG